The Bdellovibrio sp. NC01 genome includes the window CTCTTGGGCTGTGCACCCGGCTGACAGCGTGATTACGCAAGCCGCACCGATTGATAACGGCACTTTGATTCAAGCCAAAGGCATCACTTACAAACTGTCTGAATTCACCCAAGATCCTGACTGCCAAAAGAAATGGGCAGGCGGTTTTTTCATGACTTATTACCTTTGCCCAACAGACTACCACCGTGTGCATTCACCAGTGGATGGTAACATCACGTCCGTTCGTTATATGCCGGGTGAGTTGTGGCCTGTGAACGAGTGGAGCACAAACAACGTTCCTGATTTGTTCTCTGTGAACGAAAGAGTGCTGGTTGAGATCGAAACGGATTTGGGTCCCGTGGGTGTTGTCTTTGTTGGAGCTACAAACGTGGGTCACATCGTTTTAAGTTTCGATGATAAGATTCAGGGCAATCAAAAAGGTCCGCATATCTTTGAGCACAAAACATACTCGCCAGAAATCCCAACCCACAAAGGAAGCGAGCTTGGTATGTTCCGCATGGGTTCAACAGTTGTGATGTTGTATCCACCGATGTTCCGTCAGAAGTTCGAAAAAGATCTTCAGTTGGGGCCTGCGGTTCGTGTGAACGGCGCTTTGATTAAGTAATAACCTTCCATAATCTGGAACAATATAAAGCTTGATTGTTATACATTTAGTGCATGTTTAGTTGAAGAACTTGCACTGATGTTTTCTGGGGCTCTCGGTTATAAGAGGTTCATTCACTTAAGAATAAACCCTTTTAGGAGATTCCCCATGAAATCACTTTTTGCCGCTTTATTGCTTGTTGTTGTTTCGACTCAAGCTCACGCTTACAAATCGACTGAACCTGAAATCTGCAAACTTCAAACTGACGAAGGCGACAACGACAAACCGCAATTCACAGCGCAAGATATCGACGTGAAAAAAGTGAAGTCTTTGTCTGCCTATTACTTGAAATTGGTTAACGCTTATTTGATGGATTACGGCTACACGACGAAGCCTGCTTCATTGAAAGAGATCCAAGAGCTATTCACGACAGGTGAAGAAAGCTATAACGATCTAGCTATCGTTATTCGCACCTCAGTTGCGACGGGTGTCACACATATCGAAGTTAAATCTTGGCCAGGTGACAACCCAGTGGGCGCGTTCTTCGACGTCAATGGTAAAATGATCGGTCACAATGACGACGACAGCATCTCTTACTTTGATGCTAAGGGCGAACGCGTTTACTGCTCTTTTTAGCACTCCGGCTTCGCCGGAGTAGTTGAGTCTACGTTTCGATTTTTCCGAAATCTTTAGGCAGGATACGAGCATTCCGTGGCTGGCGTTTCGGCGACAGTCACGCGAGTTAGCATCGGTAGAACCGGGCGGGCTTTATCAAAAAGCCATTTCGCCAAAAGCTCGGACGTAGGATTTTCCAGTCCGGGCACTTCATTCAGAACTCTGTGATCAATTTGTTCAAGCAAAGGCTTCATGTGCGCTTGAATGTCGTTATAATCAATCACCCAACCAATTTTCGGGTCCAAATCGCCAACCAAAGTTAAAACGATCTTAAAACTGTGACCATGCATACGAGAGCAAGGGTGACTTGCCGGCAAGTGAGGCAGGAAACGGGCTGATTCAATTTGAAAATGCTGTTTCAGTTCGAATTTCATGTTACAACTTATACCCATGAGGGGAGACTATGTCCACGATCACCTTGCACCTGGCGAAGCAAAATTTTAAGTTTTCAGCGGCTCATTTTCTGATTTTTGATGAAAAGCATGCCGAACGCCTGCATGGACATAACTACCAAGTTCAAGTCGACATCGTAGCCCCACAAAGTACCGACGACCACTCTGAAGGTTATTTCATGGACTTTAATGTCTTTAAAAAATTCATTAAAGCCAAGCTTGATAGCTGGGATGAAATCGTTCTTTTGCCCGCAAAACATCCCGACATGAAATTCAATAAAACGGACAAATCCCTAGAAGTGACTTTCCGTGATCGTTTTTACGTATTTCCTTTGAATGAAGTGATCTTGTTGCCGGTCACAAATACCAGCGTCGAAAATCTGTCCCGCCTTTTGGCAGAAGAATTCTTTGCGGAATTCAAAAAATACAAAGTGCCAGAAATAAAAGTCTTAGTCGAAGAAACCCAAGGGCAAGGCGCTTCTACCGTTGTAAAAGCGTAGGAATCGATCTGAAACAGCCAGCTGACTGCGTTGCTTCGTCGTCGGCGTACAGGTAGTACGCCTTCCTCCTTGCGCGTGGGCTGCGCCACAAGTGCAGTAGCACTTGTGCATCTGGC containing:
- the asd gene encoding archaetidylserine decarboxylase (Phosphatidylserine decarboxylase is synthesized as a single chain precursor. Generation of the pyruvoyl active site from a Ser is coupled to cleavage of a Gly-Ser bond between the larger (beta) and smaller (alpha chains). It is an integral membrane protein.); this encodes MSAITRILPKRRLSRLAGKIMHYQGPKWWANMSVKAFASMYNINLEESEKHYSEYPSIGEFFVRRLKPGLRPVANSWAVHPADSVITQAAPIDNGTLIQAKGITYKLSEFTQDPDCQKKWAGGFFMTYYLCPTDYHRVHSPVDGNITSVRYMPGELWPVNEWSTNNVPDLFSVNERVLVEIETDLGPVGVVFVGATNVGHIVLSFDDKIQGNQKGPHIFEHKTYSPEIPTHKGSELGMFRMGSTVVMLYPPMFRQKFEKDLQLGPAVRVNGALIK
- the queD gene encoding 6-carboxytetrahydropterin synthase QueD — translated: MKFELKQHFQIESARFLPHLPASHPCSRMHGHSFKIVLTLVGDLDPKIGWVIDYNDIQAHMKPLLEQIDHRVLNEVPGLENPTSELLAKWLFDKARPVLPMLTRVTVAETPATECSYPA
- a CDS encoding 6-carboxytetrahydropterin synthase, with the translated sequence MSTITLHLAKQNFKFSAAHFLIFDEKHAERLHGHNYQVQVDIVAPQSTDDHSEGYFMDFNVFKKFIKAKLDSWDEIVLLPAKHPDMKFNKTDKSLEVTFRDRFYVFPLNEVILLPVTNTSVENLSRLLAEEFFAEFKKYKVPEIKVLVEETQGQGASTVVKA